Proteins encoded in a region of the Natrarchaeobius halalkaliphilus genome:
- a CDS encoding ABC transporter permease: MTVNRTDESADDRTGSGDDGSRFDGSALYGTETSESDATDEYRADGGQMFAESEFTEVTTSQRLSEVFTQSIYEPFVVAWEDWRTKVGLTIISLYLVIGTIAWVSTSEFLVLDRITIIEPARGDGPIRLAPFQDWSYPLGTDMIGRDLLAAMIHATPRMLQMILAGAVFATALATVVGTLAGYKGGLTERSLMTISDVLMTIPGLPLVIVLIVLIDPSSPYLIGIIIVVNAWAGLARTIHSQVLTIREHSYVEASRTMGVGTPTIIRKDVLPNLMPYILINFTSMARRVIYDSVALYFLGVISVQTIENWGVMMNIGYENNALVIPEVSHLLFVPMIFVVGLSFGLILFSQGTDRLFNPRVRARGSNSKKTDDDEEITTGGGAL; the protein is encoded by the coding sequence ATGACAGTGAATCGTACTGACGAGTCGGCCGACGACAGAACCGGTTCCGGCGACGACGGATCCCGATTCGATGGATCGGCGCTGTACGGCACCGAAACGAGCGAATCCGACGCCACCGATGAGTATCGTGCGGACGGCGGACAGATGTTCGCAGAGTCGGAGTTCACCGAGGTCACGACGAGCCAGCGGCTGTCCGAGGTGTTCACCCAATCGATATACGAGCCGTTCGTGGTCGCCTGGGAAGACTGGCGGACGAAGGTCGGCCTGACCATCATCTCGCTGTACCTAGTGATCGGCACGATCGCCTGGGTCTCCACATCGGAGTTCCTGGTTCTCGATCGGATCACGATCATCGAACCCGCTCGCGGGGACGGGCCGATCCGACTCGCGCCGTTCCAGGACTGGAGCTACCCCCTCGGAACGGACATGATCGGGCGTGATCTCCTCGCGGCGATGATCCACGCGACCCCGCGAATGCTCCAGATGATCCTCGCCGGTGCGGTATTCGCTACCGCCCTGGCAACGGTCGTCGGGACGCTCGCCGGATACAAAGGCGGCCTCACCGAACGGTCGCTGATGACGATATCGGACGTTCTGATGACGATTCCCGGTCTTCCACTGGTGATCGTCCTCATCGTCCTCATCGATCCCAGCAGTCCCTATCTCATCGGGATCATCATCGTGGTCAACGCCTGGGCGGGGCTCGCACGAACGATTCACTCACAAGTGTTGACGATCCGCGAACACTCCTACGTCGAGGCATCGCGGACGATGGGTGTCGGAACGCCGACGATCATCAGGAAGGATGTTCTGCCGAACCTGATGCCGTACATCCTGATCAACTTCACCAGCATGGCCCGTCGCGTCATCTACGACAGCGTCGCGCTGTACTTCCTCGGCGTGATCTCCGTCCAGACTATCGAAAACTGGGGTGTGATGATGAACATCGGCTACGAGAACAACGCCCTCGTCATCCCGGAGGTCTCTCACCTCCTGTTCGTTCCTATGATCTTCGTCGTGGGGCTGTCGTTCGGGTTGATCCTGTTCTCACAGGGAACTGATAGACTGTTCAACCCACGCGTCCGTGCCCGCGGAAGCAATTCGAAGAAGACGGACGACGACGAGGAGATCACGACCGGAGGTGGTGCACTATGA
- a CDS encoding ABC transporter permease gives MNWWLKRTGQALFTIWAVITISFALIRGLPGDPGSRIREQAQRHNPSMSQSALERMIEARIPASYDDPIHVAYWEYLTSVAQGDLGYSTFRQAEVAPEIAAVLPWTILIMSLSMALMFSLGLALGALMAYKEGSRFDTALTGVSIFFNSIPYYVAAVLLIAVLGYRLSVFPARGTHSDATDPGLSLHFVFDVLYHATLPTLSFVVTGFGIIALTMRGNSIQTLGEEYIRVARLRGIPDRRIALRYVGRNAILPMWTTLLISIGFMFGGAIILEEIFQYRGMGWLMFRSIEHNDIYLMMGTFLIVTIAVVISLWIADATYGWLDPRIKSGDDSESY, from the coding sequence ATGAACTGGTGGCTCAAACGGACTGGACAGGCACTGTTCACCATCTGGGCAGTGATCACGATATCGTTCGCACTTATTAGAGGGCTACCCGGCGATCCGGGCTCGCGGATCCGCGAGCAGGCCCAGCGCCACAATCCGAGCATGTCTCAGTCGGCACTCGAGCGCATGATCGAGGCGCGCATCCCGGCCAGCTACGACGATCCGATTCACGTCGCCTACTGGGAGTATCTCACGAGCGTCGCACAGGGTGATCTGGGTTACTCGACGTTTAGACAGGCCGAGGTAGCGCCCGAGATCGCAGCCGTGTTGCCGTGGACGATCCTCATCATGTCGCTCAGTATGGCGTTGATGTTCTCACTGGGGCTCGCACTCGGCGCACTCATGGCGTACAAGGAGGGTTCGAGGTTCGATACCGCGTTAACCGGTGTTTCGATCTTCTTCAACTCGATCCCGTACTACGTCGCGGCAGTCCTACTAATCGCGGTTCTTGGCTATCGCTTGAGCGTGTTCCCAGCGCGGGGTACACACTCCGATGCGACTGATCCGGGACTTTCGCTGCATTTCGTCTTCGATGTCCTGTATCACGCGACGTTGCCGACGCTTTCGTTCGTCGTTACGGGATTCGGTATCATCGCGTTGACCATGCGCGGAAACAGTATCCAGACGCTCGGTGAGGAGTACATCCGCGTCGCGAGACTCCGGGGGATTCCGGACCGGCGAATCGCTCTCCGGTACGTCGGGCGGAACGCGATTCTCCCGATGTGGACGACCCTGCTGATCTCGATCGGGTTCATGTTCGGCGGGGCGATCATCCTCGAGGAGATCTTCCAGTATCGGGGCATGGGCTGGTTGATGTTCCGATCGATCGAACACAACGACATCTACCTCATGATGGGAACGTTCCTGATCGTAACGATCGCCGTCGTTATTTCGCTGTGGATCGCGGATGCGACGTACGGCTGGCTCGATCCACGGATCAAATCGGGTGATGACAGTGAATCGTACTGA